In one Nicotiana tomentosiformis chromosome 6, ASM39032v3, whole genome shotgun sequence genomic region, the following are encoded:
- the LOC104103558 gene encoding ABC transporter G family member 1-like, producing MAPIELGDIGIGKDEEEELNNSKSSSNSDGVFLTWNDLWVTVSNRKLGGSKNILLLQGLTGYARPSELLAVMGPSGSGKSTLLNALAVSFQKIYDCSPDDYLLGRLDFSTRQSGDILINGHKQKLSYGTSAYVTQDEMLIATLTVKEAVYYSAQLQLSDSTTKSEKKRIAEKSIKEMGLQDAMNTRIVGISGGEKKRLSICMEILTQPKLLFLDEPTSGLDSAASYYVMNRISRQRFGKTIIASIHQPSAEVFNLFQNLCLLSSGRMVYFGPASAAIEFFASNGFPCPPLQNPPDHFLKTINKDFDEDIEQGSSTGRKPTEEVVDLLIKSFESYQKVQNHVVEICQRGGEVLEKRSNANFTTQCLVLTRRSAVNMFRDLGYYWMRLATYIALALGIGSIYYDVGTSYRSIEERGFMVAFIVSFMTFMAIGGFPSFVEDMKVFQRENLNGHYGCFAFVISNTLSSIPYLLLNSLVPGAIAYFITGFQSGFGHFSYFTLILFTCMMIVETLMMNVAAIVPNFLTGIVIGAAIEGLMILTGGFFQLPDKLPKPFWKYPLYYISFQKYAYQGMFKNEFEGLKFVDYLNGNNQTMSGEDVLRDRWQVEMTYSKWIDLAILVVTLILYRLVFFLIIKTNEKVMYAVKRSISDLSNKNRQIMTQSVAASPFHGLTSSSEIPTNNV from the exons ATGGCACCTATAGAGTTAGGAGATATTGGAATTggaaaagatgaagaagaagaattgAATAATTCAAAGAGTAGTAGTAATAGTGATGGTGTGTTCTTGACTTGGAATGATTTGTGGGTTACTGTCTCCAATAGAAAATTAGGTGGCAGCAAAAACATACTACTACTTCAAGGTCTCACTGGCTATGCTCGCCCTAGTGAACTCTTAGCCGTCATGGGTCCTTCTGGCTCTGGCAAATCTACTCTTCTCAACGCTTTAGCTg TttcttttcaaaaaatttatGACTGCTCACCTGATGACTACCTCTTAGGACGATTGGATTTCAGCACAAGGCAGAGCGGTGATATTCTGATCAATGGTCACAAACAAAAACTTTCTTATGGAACATCT GCTTACGTGACTCAAGATGAAATGTTGATAGCAACACTAACGGTTAAAGAAGCAGTTTACTACTCAGCGCAACTTCAACTGTCAGATTCCACGACAAAATCAGAGAAGAAACGAATAGCAGAGAAAAGTATAAAGGAGATGGGGTTACAAGATGCGATGAACACAAGAATTGTAGGAATCAGTGGAGGAGAAAAGAAAAGATTAAGTATTTGCATGGAGATTCTAACGCAACCAAAACTTCTTTTCCTTGACGAACCAACCAGTGGCCTTGACAGTGCTGCATCTTATTATGTGATGAACAGAATTTCACGTCAAAGATTTGGAAAAACCATTATTGCATCCATACATCAACCTAGTGCTGAAGTTTTTAACCTCTTTCAAAACCTGTGCCTTTTGTCCTCAGGAAGAATGGTATATTTTGGTCCAGCTAGTGCAGCAATTGAG TTTTTTGCATCAAATGGATTTCCATGCCCGCCTCTTCAAAATCCGCCAGACCATTTTCTGAAAACAATAAACAAAGACTTTGATGAG gatattGAACAAGGCTCATCGACTGGAAGAAAACCTACCGAAGAAGTGGTAGATCTTCTCATAAAATCATTTGAGAGCTACCAAAAAGTTCAAAATCATGTTGTAGAAATATGTCAACGG GGTGGTGAAGTATTGGAAAAAAGAAGCAATGCCAATTTCACTACACAATGTCTAGTGTTGACAAGGAGGTCAGCTGTGAACATGTTTCGCGATCTTGGCTACTATTGGATGCGATTAGCTACTTACATCGCCCTTGCTTTAGGTATTGGCTCCATCTACTATGATGTTGGCACGAGCTATCGTTCAATCGAG GAAAGAGGTTTTATGGTGGCTTTCATTGTTTCATTTATGACATTTATGGCAATTGGTGGGTTCCCTTCATTTGTGGAGGACATGaag GTATTTCAACGAGAAAATTTGAACGGGCATTATGGATGTTTTGCTTTTGTAATAAGCAACACACTTTCTTCTATACCATACTTGCTATTAAATTCATTGGTTCCAGGAGCTATTGCCTATTTCATTACTGGATTTCAAAGTGGATTTGGCCATTTCAGCTACTTTACTCTGATCCTCTTCACTTGTATGATGATAGTCGAAACCCTAATGATGAACGTTGCAGCAATCGTACCTAATTTCCTCACTGGCATTGtaataggtgcagcaatagaaggaTTGATGATATTAACAGGTGGTTTTTTTCAATTACCTGATAAATTGCCTAAACCTTTTTGGAAGTACCCATTATACTATATTTCCTTTCAAAAGTATGCATATCAAGGTATGTTTAAGAATGAATTTGAAGGGTTAAAGTTTGTGGATTATTTGAATGGAAATAATCAGACAATGAGTGGAGAAGATGTCTTAAGAGATAGATGGCAAGTAGAAATGACATACTCAAAATGGATAGATCTTGCCATTTTGGTAGTAACGTTAATTTTGTATCGTTTGGTGTTCTTTCTGATAATCAAGACAAATGAAAAGGTTATGTATGCAGTGAAAAGATCCATATCAGATCTATCAAACAAAAATAGACAAATCATGACCCAGTCCGTAGCTGCCTCACCTTTCCATGGACTCACTTCATCTAGTGAAATTCCTACCAACAATGTATAA